The Candidatus Eremiobacterota bacterium genome has a segment encoding these proteins:
- a CDS encoding ABC transporter ATP-binding protein has translation MIILENVSKSYTVDKVTVNALINVSVQIAQGEFVSITGPSGGGKTTLLLTMGGLNQPDSGKIYIKEKSVYDLSAIQKAECRRNTIGFLFQTFNLIPYLTALENVQIPLYMADKSKDAQEKKAKELLDRFGLASRMNHRPPKLSVGQQQRVALARALANDPQIILADEPTGNLDPDMTRELMDYLKKLTVEGSVTIVMVTHNHDIAGEATRHMRLAGGRIEEIDAPSRQQGALRN, from the coding sequence ATGATAATCCTGGAAAATGTAAGCAAATCCTACACAGTAGATAAAGTCACAGTAAATGCCCTGATTAATGTCTCTGTGCAGATAGCACAGGGAGAGTTTGTTTCCATCACCGGGCCAAGCGGCGGCGGCAAAACAACCCTGCTCCTCACGATGGGAGGCCTCAACCAGCCTGATTCGGGGAAAATCTATATTAAAGAAAAATCTGTTTATGACTTGAGTGCCATCCAAAAAGCCGAATGCCGCAGAAACACCATAGGTTTCCTTTTTCAAACCTTTAATCTTATTCCATATCTCACTGCGCTTGAAAATGTCCAGATCCCGCTTTATATGGCCGATAAATCCAAAGATGCGCAGGAAAAGAAAGCGAAGGAGCTGCTGGATAGGTTCGGCCTTGCATCCAGAATGAATCACAGGCCCCCGAAGCTGAGCGTGGGACAGCAGCAGAGAGTCGCCCTGGCACGCGCGCTTGCCAATGATCCCCAGATCATTCTTGCTGACGAGCCCACAGGAAATCTCGATCCTGACATGACCAGGGAGTTGATGGATTATCTCAAGAAGCTTACTGTCGAGGGCTCTGTCACTATAGTAATGGTGACTCATAATCACGATATTGCCGGAGAAGCGACTCGGCATATGAGGCTCGCTGGCGGCAGGATCGAAGAAATCGATGCTCCTTCAAGACAGCAGGGAGCGCTCCGCAATTGA
- a CDS encoding thioredoxin family protein, translated as MKKIEVLGPGCPNCTKLYEETKQIATSLGIECEIEKVKDMGRILGYNILATPALVVDGIVKVAGRIPDAEEIKKILSA; from the coding sequence ATGAAAAAGATCGAGGTTCTGGGCCCGGGATGCCCCAACTGCACGAAGCTCTATGAAGAAACAAAGCAGATTGCGACAAGCCTCGGCATCGAGTGTGAGATTGAGAAAGTGAAGGACATGGGCAGGATCCTTGGATATAATATCCTTGCCACGCCTGCACTTGTCGTGGACGGCATCGTGAAGGTCGCGGGAAGGATCCCTGACGCTGAAGAGATAAAGAAGATCCTCTCAGCCTGA
- a CDS encoding M14 family metallopeptidase has product MKTFTLLILFITLCAGLPAANAGAPAATPVERHAFQRFTPYDEMLPFIKELDGASPQFTVRIIGKSVKGRDIPALFLSSGAFASDRERKPVVMILCQQHGDEPSGKEAALMIASELATGPQALLEKVDIAIIPMVNPDGAEKESRTNANDRDLNRNHVILTEPEVQALHSIFWELMPEVTLDVHEYGPGSQQWVKRRMVKNADEMFDMVSNVNISPRIFAFSQSVMLPAVERGVRREGFTYARYVVGTPFDGGRIRHSTTDICDGRQSFGIYNTLSYILEGRNCGKRPGDIEKRVKGQRAAIMALLETSARQAPRIVSLVREERASLKSPDFLKGRAFIQMDYFPDPLRRTFTMPILDLATMAPEERAFRHYEPLVKIKKSMARPWAYVIPAGETGAIEIMKRHHIDLVSVESDMPVMAERTMILHLAARKEEETVLPNVDCETLSREEVLHRGDIVVRLEQSAGLLIPLMLEPESSWGLVTDTGEVPSAFAGTWLREGYPYPVIKIKNPGDLPGFDKN; this is encoded by the coding sequence TTGAAAACCTTTACGCTGCTGATACTTTTCATCACCCTCTGCGCAGGATTACCTGCCGCCAACGCCGGCGCTCCTGCAGCCACGCCCGTCGAAAGGCACGCCTTTCAGAGATTCACCCCTTACGACGAGATGCTCCCATTCATAAAAGAGCTTGACGGAGCGAGTCCTCAGTTCACGGTGAGGATAATCGGAAAATCAGTGAAGGGGAGAGACATCCCTGCCCTTTTCCTCAGCTCCGGCGCCTTCGCATCTGACAGGGAAAGGAAGCCGGTGGTGATGATCCTCTGCCAGCAGCACGGCGACGAGCCTTCAGGCAAGGAAGCCGCCCTCATGATCGCAAGTGAGCTTGCCACAGGGCCTCAGGCCCTGCTGGAGAAGGTTGATATCGCAATCATCCCGATGGTGAACCCTGATGGCGCAGAGAAAGAGAGCCGTACCAATGCCAATGACCGCGACCTCAACAGGAACCACGTGATCCTCACGGAGCCCGAAGTGCAGGCCCTCCACAGCATCTTCTGGGAGCTGATGCCCGAGGTGACCCTTGACGTCCACGAGTACGGGCCCGGGAGCCAGCAGTGGGTAAAGCGCAGGATGGTCAAGAATGCCGACGAGATGTTCGACATGGTGAGCAACGTGAATATCTCCCCGCGGATCTTCGCTTTCAGCCAATCGGTAATGCTCCCCGCGGTGGAGCGCGGGGTCCGCCGGGAAGGCTTTACCTATGCAAGGTACGTGGTGGGCACGCCCTTTGACGGAGGGAGGATCCGCCACAGCACGACAGATATCTGTGACGGCCGCCAGTCCTTTGGAATCTACAACACCCTCTCCTATATCCTGGAGGGGAGAAACTGCGGGAAAAGGCCCGGCGACATTGAGAAGCGGGTAAAGGGCCAGAGGGCCGCCATAATGGCTTTGCTGGAAACTTCTGCCCGGCAGGCCCCGAGGATCGTGAGCCTTGTAAGAGAGGAGAGGGCTTCCCTCAAATCTCCCGATTTCCTCAAGGGAAGGGCCTTCATCCAGATGGACTATTTCCCCGATCCCCTGCGCCGCACCTTTACCATGCCAATCCTGGACCTTGCGACGATGGCGCCTGAAGAGAGGGCTTTCCGGCACTATGAGCCCCTCGTGAAGATCAAGAAGAGCATGGCAAGGCCCTGGGCTTACGTCATTCCCGCCGGGGAAACGGGCGCCATCGAGATAATGAAGCGGCATCACATTGATCTTGTCTCTGTTGAAAGCGATATGCCCGTTATGGCGGAGCGCACCATGATCCTCCACCTTGCCGCCAGGAAGGAGGAAGAAACAGTGCTTCCCAATGTGGACTGCGAAACACTGAGCCGTGAAGAGGTCCTTCACAGGGGTGACATCGTGGTGAGACTCGAGCAGAGCGCAGGTCTACTCATCCCTCTTATGCTGGAGCCTGAGTCGTCATGGGGCCTCGTGACCGACACGGGAGAAGTGCCGAGCGCCTTCGCGGGCACGTGGCTCAGGGAAGGGTACCCCTACCCTGTGATAAAAATAAAAAACCCGGGTGACCTCCCGGGTTTTGACAAAAACTAG
- a CDS encoding metalloregulator ArsR/SmtB family transcription factor, which translates to MEKTLAVTKALADGNRLRVLIALTKRDELCVCQITEMLKLAPATVSRHMSVLQNAHLVKSRKDSRWVYYRLSDCFPPSLLKWLKESLAQSKELENDDNRLKCIIAQGLDPLCRMQNSKRGYHTGQLHK; encoded by the coding sequence ATGGAGAAAACACTGGCCGTCACCAAAGCCCTGGCAGATGGGAACCGGTTAAGGGTGCTTATTGCCCTGACAAAGAGAGATGAGCTCTGTGTCTGCCAGATTACAGAGATGCTTAAACTCGCCCCGGCCACCGTATCCCGCCACATGAGTGTCCTCCAGAATGCTCACCTGGTAAAGAGCAGAAAGGACAGCCGCTGGGTATATTACAGGCTTTCGGACTGCTTCCCGCCATCCCTGCTTAAATGGCTTAAAGAGTCACTGGCGCAGTCGAAAGAGCTTGAAAACGACGACAATAGACTGAAGTGCATCATTGCACAGGGGCTGGATCCATTGTGCAGGATGCAAAACAGCAAAAGAGGCTACCACACCGGGCAATTGCATAAATAA
- a CDS encoding FtsX-like permease family protein, whose product MTTLKIVMRELFEKKNQLITSFLAILIGITVIVATRTMSHSSQVAVAEELDNLGANALIIPKSATVNDYYRSDFEEDVIPESYVDTITLSSIQGILNLSPKLTKPIALQGKTVNFTGVLPKNELKMPPSWKASANIFTEPAACGPKPPPLTKENQMRRKIIEALGADEVIVGSEAARLFGLQKDSAIEIKGRKFRVKEVYPETGTIDDTRIIASLHVVQNMFNTGKVINMIELVGCCSEIKKGMLDSLNKLLPDAKVVTITQLVKTQQKTNEMLDKFSMIFFIVIVLVGGIGIANYMFSNVHERRREIAIMIAVGSVPNRILHIFLLKALILGFTGGILGYAAGTIMALFLGPKITGVSVNPIGNLLLWAVSIAVVVSVLSSLIPASRAAHVDPVEIFQEV is encoded by the coding sequence ATGACCACACTCAAAATAGTTATGAGAGAGCTGTTTGAAAAGAAGAATCAGCTTATCACCAGTTTTCTTGCCATTCTCATTGGAATAACGGTTATTGTCGCAACCAGGACCATGTCCCATTCTTCCCAGGTGGCAGTAGCTGAGGAGCTTGATAACCTCGGGGCGAATGCCCTTATCATTCCCAAATCCGCGACGGTGAATGATTACTACCGCTCGGATTTTGAGGAGGACGTTATTCCGGAAAGCTATGTGGACACCATCACCTTATCATCAATCCAGGGAATCCTCAACCTCTCCCCGAAACTGACAAAACCCATTGCTCTTCAAGGAAAAACAGTAAATTTCACGGGAGTTCTTCCCAAGAATGAGCTGAAAATGCCCCCCTCGTGGAAGGCTTCTGCGAATATTTTTACAGAACCAGCGGCCTGCGGGCCAAAACCCCCTCCTTTGACGAAAGAAAACCAGATGCGCCGGAAAATCATCGAAGCCCTCGGTGCTGACGAGGTGATAGTAGGAAGCGAAGCGGCAAGGCTCTTCGGCCTTCAAAAGGATTCGGCCATTGAGATTAAAGGCAGAAAGTTCAGGGTAAAGGAGGTCTACCCCGAGACGGGAACAATCGATGATACCCGCATAATTGCAAGTCTCCATGTAGTCCAGAATATGTTCAATACGGGAAAAGTGATCAATATGATAGAGCTTGTCGGCTGCTGCAGCGAGATTAAGAAGGGAATGCTTGACAGCCTCAACAAGCTTCTACCTGACGCCAAGGTGGTGACAATAACGCAGCTTGTGAAAACTCAGCAGAAGACCAATGAAATGCTCGATAAATTCTCGATGATCTTCTTCATCGTCATCGTGCTTGTCGGCGGCATCGGCATCGCCAACTATATGTTCTCCAACGTGCATGAGAGGCGGAGAGAAATAGCCATCATGATAGCCGTCGGCTCTGTACCGAACCGCATCCTTCATATTTTCCTGCTCAAGGCGCTCATTCTGGGCTTCACGGGAGGGATTCTGGGATACGCTGCCGGAACAATTATGGCGTTATTTCTGGGTCCAAAAATAACAGGAGTCAGTGTAAACCCTATCGGGAACCTGCTGTTATGGGCCGTTTCAATAGCGGTGGTTGTTTCCGTGCTCTCCAGCCTCATCCCGGCAAGCCGTGCCGCACACGTTGATCCCGTCGAAATATTTCAAGAGGTGTAA
- a CDS encoding nitrophenyl compound nitroreductase subunit ArsF family protein has protein sequence MKKLLILILSVSLLLSITAAAWAQKPSKSVAPSNSKIIVYYFYNNYRCPTCKKLEAYTSETLTSKFADAMKKGLITWQMVNVDQPANKHFIKEYKIFTKQVVLVETKNGAQTRWKNLDKIWNLHSDKAKFSAYIENEIKAFKGGS, from the coding sequence ATGAAAAAATTGTTGATCCTCATTCTTTCAGTATCACTTCTCTTATCCATCACCGCCGCGGCATGGGCCCAGAAGCCCTCAAAGAGCGTCGCCCCTTCCAATTCAAAGATTATTGTCTATTACTTCTACAACAATTACCGCTGCCCGACATGCAAGAAGCTTGAAGCCTATACAAGCGAGACGCTCACTTCAAAATTCGCCGATGCCATGAAAAAGGGGCTCATCACCTGGCAGATGGTGAATGTAGACCAGCCCGCCAACAAGCATTTCATCAAGGAATACAAGATTTTCACCAAGCAGGTCGTGCTGGTGGAGACGAAAAACGGGGCGCAGACGCGCTGGAAGAATCTCGATAAGATCTGGAATCTCCACAGTGACAAGGCGAAATTCAGCGCCTATATTGAAAATGAGATTAAAGCCTTCAAGGGAGGCTCGTGA
- the arsM gene encoding arsenite methyltransferase has translation MKEEKIRQTVREEYGKIAESGGSCGCGCSCTSTGEIGEKIGYSRDEMEAVPEGANLGLGCGNPTAHAAIKEGEVIIDLGSGAGFDCFLAARKTGPKGRVIGVDMTAQMLERARENARRGGYGNVEFRLGEIENLPVADNYADKLISNCVINLSPDMERVFREAYRVLKPGGALYVSDIVLVEDLSPQVRESVTLYIGCIAGALLRDEYMKLVEKAGFTSIKLVNESPLPYEAVERTGVPQAEAQKACDSARSIMVTANKPKN, from the coding sequence ATGAAGGAAGAAAAAATCAGGCAGACGGTGCGTGAGGAATACGGAAAGATTGCGGAGAGCGGCGGCTCCTGTGGCTGCGGGTGCAGCTGCACCTCCACGGGGGAGATCGGGGAAAAGATAGGCTACTCCAGGGATGAAATGGAGGCCGTGCCCGAAGGCGCAAACCTGGGCCTGGGATGCGGCAATCCTACGGCTCACGCCGCCATAAAGGAAGGCGAGGTCATCATCGACCTGGGCTCGGGTGCAGGCTTTGACTGCTTCCTTGCAGCCCGCAAAACAGGACCGAAAGGCAGGGTGATCGGCGTCGATATGACGGCGCAGATGCTTGAGCGCGCACGGGAAAATGCCCGCCGTGGAGGGTATGGCAACGTGGAGTTCCGCCTCGGCGAGATTGAAAACCTCCCCGTGGCAGACAATTACGCCGACAAGCTTATCTCAAACTGCGTGATCAACCTTTCGCCGGACATGGAGCGGGTGTTCCGCGAGGCATACCGGGTGCTCAAGCCGGGCGGGGCCCTTTATGTGAGCGACATTGTGCTCGTGGAAGATCTTTCACCCCAGGTGAGGGAGTCGGTCACGCTCTATATAGGCTGCATTGCCGGCGCCCTTCTCAGGGACGAGTATATGAAGCTTGTTGAGAAAGCCGGTTTTACGTCAATAAAGCTGGTCAATGAGTCGCCTCTGCCTTACGAGGCCGTGGAGCGCACCGGTGTCCCGCAGGCGGAGGCTCAGAAAGCCTGCGACTCTGCGCGGAGCATTATGGTGACCGCAAACAAACCAAAGAATTGA
- a CDS encoding GGDEF domain-containing protein, producing the protein MAGNTVYGDYNQILSLQETIRNLKTEIEKLRVQVFTDELTGTFNYRYLMSRLEEERSRSVRYSRDLSLIMLDLDGLKQINDTYGHHMGNLVLIETTKCIKEALRGYDIVARFGGDEFAVMLPDTSLENASKVAERILENIQGLSHMDSVKRTSFKASISCGVAFYDDCTKSSTDLIVHADLLLYEAKRAGKNCIEYGNVSDKDFLLRKPHFFVRQRAGKLSAGYQRCS; encoded by the coding sequence ATGGCGGGAAATACTGTGTATGGCGATTACAATCAGATTCTCTCTCTTCAGGAGACCATCAGGAACCTGAAGACAGAGATTGAAAAACTGCGGGTGCAGGTATTCACTGATGAACTTACGGGGACTTTCAATTACCGCTACCTGATGAGCAGACTGGAGGAGGAGCGGAGCCGCTCCGTGCGATACTCAAGGGATCTCTCCCTTATCATGCTGGATCTGGATGGCCTTAAACAGATCAACGATACTTATGGCCATCACATGGGAAACCTGGTACTTATTGAGACAACAAAGTGCATAAAGGAAGCATTGAGAGGTTATGACATCGTCGCAAGGTTCGGTGGAGACGAGTTTGCGGTCATGCTTCCCGATACCTCTCTGGAAAATGCCAGCAAGGTCGCTGAGAGGATTCTCGAGAACATACAGGGCCTGTCCCATATGGATTCTGTAAAAAGAACCTCATTCAAGGCCTCCATCAGCTGTGGTGTCGCTTTCTATGATGACTGCACGAAATCATCAACTGACCTTATTGTCCACGCGGACCTGCTTCTTTATGAAGCGAAAAGAGCGGGAAAAAATTGCATTGAGTATGGAAATGTCTCAGACAAGGATTTTCTGCTCAGGAAGCCGCACTTCTTCGTAAGGCAAAGGGCGGGTAAACTTTCAGCCGGTTATCAGCGGTGCTCCTGA
- a CDS encoding FAD-dependent oxidoreductase, translating into MAAERGTRIVVIGGGAAGMSAAASARRADSECGITVVERGPYVSSAHCGIPYYISGLLEDIRELTVYSPEYFERERRIRVMTHTRATMIEHSARRVIVRSVAQGNEESLGYDSLVLATGARPIVPSLEGADGLNVFTARNLEDAVKIRQYVDNNPAGTAVIVGGGWIGVIMGGALSSRGLEVVLLERTDSLLPGFDRSLSCACEEKLKEKGVKIRTGVSVTGLAKERSGLVSSVFFSGGAVKAGLVIMAAGVAPSSELFSAYGSKQKGAIEVNDLMKTGIEGIFACGDCATAYHVVAARQVYHPLGTTANRQGRVAGANAAGRYSLFGGIAGTQALKVFDLEMARTGLSSAEAAMYGFKAFDVLTTSPSRARYAPGGSLITTMITVEQATGRVLGAQMAGRESVAARIDAFVPIVSEGMTLQRAVELDMSYTPECSPLWDPVIYSLREALRRHTQEHR; encoded by the coding sequence ATGGCTGCTGAAAGAGGCACAAGGATAGTGGTAATCGGGGGAGGCGCCGCCGGCATGTCGGCGGCGGCCTCTGCCCGCCGGGCCGACAGTGAATGCGGGATAACAGTCGTTGAGAGGGGACCGTACGTGTCATCGGCACATTGCGGGATCCCCTATTATATTTCCGGCCTCCTCGAGGATATCAGGGAGCTTACCGTCTATTCCCCCGAATATTTTGAGCGGGAGCGCCGCATCAGGGTCATGACGCATACAAGGGCGACAATGATTGAGCATAGTGCCCGGAGGGTCATAGTGAGGAGCGTGGCACAGGGCAACGAGGAATCTCTCGGTTATGACAGCCTTGTGCTTGCCACAGGGGCCCGCCCCATAGTCCCCTCCCTCGAAGGCGCCGATGGTCTGAATGTATTCACCGCAAGGAACCTGGAGGATGCCGTAAAGATAAGGCAGTATGTGGACAACAACCCTGCAGGGACTGCAGTGATAGTCGGCGGGGGATGGATCGGTGTGATCATGGGCGGGGCTCTCTCCTCGAGAGGCCTGGAGGTTGTATTGCTGGAGCGCACGGATTCCCTTCTTCCCGGTTTTGATCGGAGTCTCAGCTGCGCCTGTGAAGAGAAGCTGAAGGAAAAGGGCGTCAAGATCCGCACTGGTGTCTCTGTCACAGGCCTTGCAAAGGAACGGAGCGGGCTTGTCAGCTCCGTATTCTTCTCAGGAGGCGCTGTGAAAGCTGGCCTGGTCATTATGGCAGCAGGCGTGGCACCCTCCTCGGAGCTCTTCAGCGCTTATGGAAGCAAGCAGAAAGGCGCCATAGAGGTGAATGACCTCATGAAAACCGGCATCGAGGGGATATTTGCATGCGGTGACTGCGCAACGGCCTATCATGTAGTGGCGGCGCGCCAGGTCTATCACCCCCTCGGCACGACGGCCAACCGCCAGGGCAGGGTAGCCGGCGCGAATGCTGCGGGAAGGTACTCCCTTTTCGGGGGCATTGCCGGGACTCAGGCCCTCAAGGTATTTGACCTGGAGATGGCAAGGACGGGCCTTTCTTCCGCCGAAGCAGCAATGTATGGCTTCAAGGCCTTTGACGTGCTCACCACTTCGCCCTCAAGGGCCCGTTATGCCCCTGGCGGATCGCTCATCACCACGATGATCACCGTTGAGCAGGCTACGGGGAGGGTCCTGGGCGCCCAGATGGCGGGCCGGGAGTCGGTGGCTGCGAGGATCGACGCCTTTGTGCCGATTGTCTCTGAAGGCATGACGCTTCAGAGGGCTGTGGAGCTTGATATGAGCTATACGCCCGAGTGCTCGCCTCTCTGGGACCCCGTCATCTACTCACTGAGAGAGGCGCTCCGCCGTCATACTCAGGAGCACCGCTGA
- a CDS encoding aromatic aminobenezylarsenical efflux permease ArsG family transporter codes for MESGAAGVLSALWLGILTSISPCPLAANIVAISFIGKNVGSTRNVILAGLFYTLGRAFTYVLLTMFIVSSLLSIPEVSMFLQEWMNKVTGPLLVLVGLVLLEVINLSMFKGRGISDSLKEKVEKSGIWGAALLGIVFALTFCPVSAALYFGSLIPLCLGAASKVLYPALYGLGTALPVIGFAFLIAFSAQSVGKAFNSLAKIEGWARRITGGVFILAGIYLSLKHIGGLF; via the coding sequence ATGGAATCCGGCGCAGCAGGAGTGCTCTCGGCCCTCTGGCTGGGGATTCTGACGTCCATAAGCCCCTGCCCGCTCGCCGCCAACATCGTCGCCATCTCCTTTATCGGCAAGAACGTAGGCAGCACGAGGAATGTCATTCTCGCGGGGCTCTTCTATACACTGGGAAGGGCTTTTACTTACGTGCTCCTCACCATGTTCATCGTCTCAAGCCTGCTGTCCATACCTGAAGTCTCAATGTTTCTGCAGGAATGGATGAACAAGGTGACAGGCCCCCTCCTCGTGCTCGTAGGGCTCGTGCTTCTCGAGGTGATCAATCTCAGCATGTTCAAGGGACGTGGCATAAGCGATTCCCTGAAGGAGAAAGTGGAAAAAAGCGGCATCTGGGGAGCGGCGCTGCTGGGCATCGTCTTTGCCCTTACCTTCTGCCCCGTTTCGGCGGCCCTCTACTTCGGAAGCCTCATCCCCCTCTGCCTCGGCGCGGCCTCCAAGGTGCTGTACCCCGCACTTTACGGCCTGGGGACAGCCCTGCCCGTCATTGGCTTTGCCTTTCTTATCGCTTTTTCCGCACAGTCCGTAGGGAAAGCTTTCAACAGCCTGGCAAAAATCGAGGGGTGGGCGCGGCGCATCACGGGGGGCGTCTTCATTCTGGCAGGCATCTACCTCTCCCTCAAGCATATCGGGGGATTATTCTGA
- a CDS encoding PIN domain-containing protein — MSWVNLCELYYLIKRKKGSAKAHSLLTAMKNWPVTLIPAAEKEALAAGELKADYRISLADAFAAATAILHECPLVNSNPEFIPRSTASPRTLKGIPHRKNFFCSCKRATR, encoded by the coding sequence GTGAGCTGGGTGAACCTCTGCGAGCTTTACTACCTCATCAAGCGAAAGAAAGGCTCAGCAAAAGCACATTCTCTTCTCACCGCCATGAAGAACTGGCCTGTCACTCTCATTCCTGCGGCAGAAAAAGAAGCGCTCGCAGCGGGAGAACTCAAAGCCGATTACAGGATTTCTCTTGCCGATGCCTTTGCCGCCGCCACTGCCATACTCCATGAGTGCCCCCTTGTCAACAGCAATCCAGAATTTATTCCCCGCTCTACCGCTTCACCTCGGACCTTAAAGGGGATTCCCCATCGGAAAAATTTTTTCTGCAGCTGCAAGAGGGCCACTCGCTGA
- a CDS encoding arsenate reductase ArsC, translating to MKILYLCTGNSARSQMAEAWTRHLKGGILEPYSAGIEAHGINPLTVEVMKEAGIDISGQRSKTSLELLKEGVKVDYVVTLCDDARASCPFFPAQVKVLHHGFRDPAKAEGSHEDRLKVFREVRDEIRAYVESLPESLPG from the coding sequence ATGAAAATACTCTATCTTTGCACCGGGAACTCGGCGCGGAGCCAGATGGCCGAAGCCTGGACAAGGCACCTGAAAGGCGGTATCCTCGAGCCTTATTCTGCAGGCATCGAGGCTCACGGCATCAATCCCCTCACCGTCGAGGTGATGAAGGAGGCGGGGATTGACATAAGCGGCCAGCGTTCAAAGACCTCTCTCGAGCTCCTGAAAGAGGGCGTCAAAGTAGATTATGTGGTCACACTCTGTGACGATGCCAGGGCCTCGTGCCCTTTCTTCCCCGCGCAGGTGAAAGTATTACACCATGGTTTCAGGGATCCCGCGAAGGCTGAAGGCTCTCATGAGGATCGGCTCAAGGTTTTCCGCGAGGTGCGCGACGAGATAAGAGCCTACGTGGAAAGCCTCCCGGAATCGCTTCCTGGATAG
- a CDS encoding PQQ-binding-like beta-propeller repeat protein, translating into MEIDGLGSLQGAHLPGKKLKNDLPGTAVNDTVTLGGAPAFSSVTSQSVANQLFSARNILWSTTWKSDGGTGKGLIKLPDGDLLAGTYCDLTKISTRDGSVSWTRPIMEKKKMRNLSTSPALVAKDGSLLIGTTDGVLYSLNADTGKEIWSYKSGAYSTKPMQAPDGTIYVQKDKDIAALTPSGKEKFTAPIGRDRQEIEFVGHDGAVYIKSDNELFAVNADGSRRWQDKGSSVTGFDGDPTLYVTASKDVPHPQYKNSTTVHTLVSARDPKSGGKLWENEYDYATVGGYFNGKVLVYEHDRVSALDASTGKAVWDSPGKWMRKINTVLSDGTVILTTHGQFEALDGKTGRQKWTMDIKSLPLDTPALETKDGHIIIGDGSNIYRIDPSDGALIYKVHLDKDLHGISVSGDERVVYAEESGTGAIHAVDFRNAAEMAKDLQEKPPAEAGEGGGEGSSAGGVTVEEDYVIIDGVKIPKKKQGQPTD; encoded by the coding sequence ATGGAGATAGATGGCCTTGGCTCCCTTCAGGGAGCTCACCTTCCCGGGAAGAAGCTCAAGAACGACCTGCCGGGGACCGCGGTGAATGACACCGTCACCCTTGGGGGCGCTCCCGCCTTTTCTTCTGTCACTTCACAGTCCGTAGCGAACCAGCTTTTCAGCGCCAGGAACATTCTCTGGAGCACTACCTGGAAGAGTGACGGAGGCACGGGCAAGGGCCTCATAAAGCTTCCTGACGGCGATCTCCTCGCAGGGACTTATTGTGACCTCACCAAGATAAGCACCAGGGATGGAAGCGTTTCCTGGACCAGGCCCATAATGGAGAAGAAGAAAATGCGGAACCTCAGTACTTCTCCTGCCCTCGTGGCAAAGGACGGCTCGCTCCTCATCGGCACCACCGACGGTGTCCTCTATTCACTCAATGCAGACACGGGAAAAGAGATCTGGTCGTACAAGAGCGGCGCCTACTCTACAAAACCCATGCAGGCCCCTGACGGCACGATATATGTGCAGAAAGACAAGGATATTGCCGCTCTCACTCCTTCCGGCAAGGAAAAGTTCACCGCGCCCATTGGCCGTGACAGGCAGGAGATCGAGTTCGTCGGTCACGATGGCGCCGTATATATAAAAAGCGACAATGAACTCTTTGCTGTCAACGCCGACGGGAGCAGACGCTGGCAGGACAAGGGCAGCTCCGTCACCGGCTTTGACGGTGATCCAACACTTTACGTGACCGCCTCCAAGGATGTGCCCCATCCCCAGTATAAGAACTCCACAACGGTCCATACTCTCGTAAGCGCAAGGGATCCGAAGAGCGGCGGGAAACTATGGGAGAACGAGTATGATTACGCCACCGTGGGCGGCTATTTCAACGGCAAGGTCCTGGTCTATGAGCATGACAGGGTTTCAGCCCTTGACGCATCAACGGGTAAGGCTGTCTGGGATTCGCCGGGGAAGTGGATGCGGAAGATAAACACCGTCCTCTCTGACGGGACAGTTATTCTCACCACTCATGGCCAGTTTGAGGCCCTCGACGGGAAGACGGGGCGGCAGAAATGGACCATGGACATCAAGTCCCTCCCCCTTGACACGCCTGCCCTCGAGACAAAGGACGGCCACATCATCATAGGCGACGGCAGCAATATCTACCGCATTGACCCCTCTGACGGAGCCCTCATTTACAAGGTCCACCTCGATAAGGACCTCCACGGTATCTCAGTGAGCGGCGACGAGAGGGTGGTCTATGCCGAGGAATCGGGAACGGGCGCCATCCACGCCGTGGATTTCCGCAATGCCGCCGAGATGGCGAAAGACCTCCAGGAAAAGCCTCCCGCGGAAGCAGGCGAGGGCGGGGGAGAAGGAAGCAGCGCCGGGGGGGTCACCGTGGAGGAAGACTACGTTATCATAGACGGCGTCAAGATCCCCAAGAAAAAACAGGGACAGCCAACTGATTAA